The following nucleotide sequence is from Candidatus Taylorbacteria bacterium.
GTCTTACCTAGCCCGTTCTGACACGGTCGGCCTAGAGCGAAAGCCTGCCCGTTCCGAAACGCCCGTCCGAACGAAACCCGCCCGAACGTGACTTCGGAACGGGCGGGTTACGTTCGGGCGGGCTCCATGTTACATGTGTCGCGTTACGCTTCGTATTGACGCAAGACACGTTATTCCCACTCCGATCGCGTCATATTCATCGTCGTTTCTGACTTTCTTTTCAATGTTAATGAGCTTGGGAATCATGGCAATCATTTGCTTTTTGTCGCCTCGTCCATAACTTGTGATAGCCATTTTCACCTGAAGGGGAGTAAACTCCTTGACCTCAATGCCATTTCTCGAGGCTTCATAAATGATGACTCCTCTTGCCTCTGCCACATTCATTGCGGTTTTCTGATTGCTGTTGAAAAACAACGTTTCGATGGCGAGTATTTCTGGCTTGAATTTGCGTATCAATTTTGCAATTTCCTTGCCGATCATGGACAGTCGCTTGTTGAACTCAATTTTGGATGGTGTCTTGAAACATTCAGAAAAAAGCAGTCGGTCGATTCTATTGTCCCGCTCCAAAATCGCGATACCGAGACGCTCGTATCCGGGGTCGATTGCTATTATACGCATAACTTTATAACTGAATAACTAATAACTGAATAACAAATAAAATAGAAGAATAATTTTTCTGGTCATGCAGTTATTCAGTTATAGGTAATACGTTATAAGTTTATTGCACATTGCAATAAACTTCCTGCACCTCTTCATTATTTTCTAATTCGTTCACTAGAGCTTCGAGCTTTATTAAATCGTCTTCGGAGAGCGGAACTGTCGTGGTTGGTGACCATACGCCATCTTTTTTTTCAAATGCCCAGGCCGCCGCGCCTATTCCCGCGAGCGCATAGCCGTTTTTTGAAAGAATGAATTTTACTTCCTGTGCCGCTTTATTACGGTTCGCTGTCAGGATTTCAATAATCATGGCGCATCCTCCCGGTCCGTACGCTTCGTAGATAATGGATTCCATCGCGCCTGCCTTGTCCGCGGTCGCCTTTTTGAGAGCTCGCTCGATGTTGTCATTTGGCATATTGGAAGCTTTCGCCCGCTCGATCGCCGTTTTTAATGCTGGGGCATTCATGTCTCCCTTTGCTTTTCTCGCTTCATCTGCTATGAGTTTTCCGAATTTGGCAAAAACCTGACTTCTTGCGCCATCCGTTTTCTCCTTTTGACGTTTTATTTGTGACCATTTATTGTGACCAGACATATGGGTAGCTTTTAGGTATTAGGTGATAGCTTCTAGTAAAGATAAAAAAAGCTCTACAATCTTTTTTCTGCAAGTTTGTAAACATCTTTTCTATGGGCAATAAGCACGATAAATACTTCTCGTTTTTCAATAATGGTAAAGAGTATTCTCCAATCTCCAACTCGAATCTTCCATAGCTGTTTTAATGTTGCATGGAGTGGAGTGCCGTAGTGTAAGGGATCAAAGGTCAGTTTCTCTTCGATAGCGCGCTTCACTCGAATCTTGATTGTTGAGTCCAAAGATGGAATATCGCGGGTTGTGACGAGATGATGGTAGGTGATAATCATTTCCAAGCAAGATGATGAGGAATATGTTTTCCTTTTTGAGCCAATCGTTGGTCTGCAATGGCGCCGAGAGCCATATCTTCCTCGATTTCGAGGGCAAGCCGAATAAGTTCCTTAGCCTTTGTTGCTTTCGGCACTTTGTCTCGAGAAGCTGCCTTATAGATTGCATCTTTCATATCGGCCGAGAGAGTAATATTCAATCTTTTTTTTGTGGTGGGCATGGGGGGAGTGTATCAAAAGTGTATCACCGTGTCAACTTCAGCAAACTTTTCTTTATTTGAAATTCTCTATACTATACTGGTAGTAAACCGCAACCAAAGAAATTCTATGAAGAAAAATATTCGGATCGGACTCGTGGGTCTCATTGTAGCTTTACTCATCATAAGTTTCTTGTTTGGATTTGAACCCCAAGTCTCCATGCGTTCATTGTCGATGCAGGGGAAAGTTTCCAACTTCACCTTTGCCGAGTATTTTTAAGGTTCGTATGGGGCGAATGGGACAAATTTTTCAGCAAAAGTAGTGGCCGTTATTGCTTATCCCGGGGCAAAAGCAGGTCGGGTTGTCCGCAAACTAATTGTGGCGGACGTGAAAAAGCAATCAAAAGTTTCGACCGGTCCCACTCTCATTCTCACACAGTCCGCTTAGAGTGGACTGTTTTTTTTGTCTAAACGCTCCATTCACGCGTCGCTTCTTAAAGAAGTTTTTTCCGAAGATTGATTAGAAATTCAGGGTTCCTTCATTTTTTTACTTGCGGAAGAATGTTCGCAATTTGAATCCACTTACTCTCGATTACGTCGAAATCATCGATTTCTGCATCAAATTCCAGACTAATCATGTCTGCGGGTTGTCCTCCACTGAAACGTCGCACGCCAAGATCTCGGAGTGCTTGCATAGTTTCTTCATCAAATTGTGTTTTCCCGAGTTCTGCTTTCGGGTAAGAAAAGCAAATGGCTTGTTTTTTTTCTGACATTCTGCCAGATTGTCCTGCAAGTGTGCCTATTATGTAGCCTTTAGCCTCTAAAATGCGAACAGCTTTTTCAATTTGCGGTTCTATGGGTGTATCTTTTTCAAAATCATTCATGAATATTTTGTCAGTTATTAAAATAATTAAAGCAATTTCTCTTGCAGATTTTTAGGAGTTTTGAGGTTGAGGTGCGCGTAACCGGAAGAGGTGACCACTCTGCCACGTGGTGTGCGCTCAATCAGACCGACTTGAAGGAGATACGGCTCGTTGAATTCTTCAATGGTTGCTTGTTCTTCGGAGAGCGATGCGGCGAGAGTATTTAGGCCGACGGGACCGCCCGAAAATTTGTTGATGATGCATCGCAGGATTTCTCTGTCAGAATTCGTAAGACCGAGAACATCAATTCCTAAAAGCGCGAGAGCGTCTCGGACCGCTTCTTTCGAGAGTTTACTTTTTTTAACCTGCGCAAAATCGCGGGAACGCTTCAAAAGATAGTTTGCCGTTCTTGGTGTAAACCGCGCACGGCTGGCGATTTCTTCCGCCGCCTCTTTTTCGATGGGGACTTTGAGAATTTTCGCAGAGCGTTTGATAATTTCCTCTATCTCTTCCTTGGTGTAGAACTCTAAGCGAAAGACTCCGCCGGAGAACCTCGACTGTAGTGGCTTCGAGAGACCTGCGATGCGCGTTGTTGCGGCAATCAAAGTAAAAGCGGGCAACTCGAGCTGGATAGTGCGCGCAGAAGGACCTTTGCCGATGATAATGTCGAGGGAGCCCGACTCCATGGCGGGGTAGAGCACTTCTTCGATTGTTTTGTTCAGGCGGTGGATTTCATCAATAAAGAGAATGTCTCCGGGAGAAAGATTGGTAAGGATTGATGCGAGATCGCCAACTTTTTCTATGGCGGGGCCAGACGTGATTTTTATCTGGGAGCCGGTCTCTTTGGCAATCAAGTGAGCGAGAGTGGTTTTTCCCAATCCCGGAGGACCATAGAAGAGTAAATGTTCCGGAGGGTGGTTCCTCTCTTTGGCAGCAGTAAGAAGAATCCGAAGATTTTCTTTGATTGATTTCTGGCCTATGTAGTCGTCCCAGCGGGAAGGGCGTAAAGTCTGGTCGAGGTATATTTCCTCGCCTTTTTCTTCCTCGTTTTCTGTTTTCTCGGGTGTTTTTTTGTTTTTACTCATCCCGTCGTGAAAAATGACATCGCTCTTGTGGAGCTTCGAGTCATTTTCTCGTTATTACTCATTAAATTTGATGTACTCGTTCCCCACACCTTAGTACGCGTGCTCTCCAATGTCATTTTCTACTACGGGACTCATAGCGCTATTATATCCCAGATGACTGGGCGATTTTCTCGAAAGACTATTGACTTTAGACACACTTTGTGCTAGACTTCCCGAAGCAATTTAAGCAGCGAGTATTGTTCAATGCTACTGAAAAAGCTCGCTTTGAACTTGAAAAAAGCTCTCAAAACTTTAACACACATCTATTTCTCAAAAAGTGTTTTCAGAAGATAAATCTCTAAGCAATGATGCGTCTTTGGCGCATAGTAACTAGCATTCGAGGACGTCCTGGTTTCGGCTGTGGCTATCCTTTGGGCCAAGTTTAAACTTTTAGTATCCGTATTGAAAGGTATTGCTTAGAGATTTATCCGCTGAATTTTAAAACTCATGGCTTTGGCGCACTCCTTCGTTGTTTCGCTCATTTACTCCTGCAATGTATGTCGCATACATTTTAGTCATAAATTCGCTTGCGCCTCGGACTGCATCCAAATCTATGAGTTTTAAATTAATTTTTCTTCTCTATAATCCATCTTACTCTCCGCCCTTTTTTTATCAATAGAAAGCTGGGGATAAATATGGCGTAATTCGTGTAGCTTGTAACGCGCAAAGTCCGAAAAGAAAATTCTCCTTTCTTACGTTACAAGTTACATGTTACACGTTACATGTCCTCCTCCAGATCGAGCACTCTTCGAAGTTCTACAAGCGAAGTCATCCCAGATAGAACTTTTAATATTCCATCCTGCTTCATATCAAGAATTCCCTGATGCTCTGCAGCTTTTCTAATTTCTCGCTCGGAGGGATTGCTCAACACCACGTCCTCGATACCCTGGTCTGTGATAATTGCTTCGTAGACGCCGGTTCTTCCTTTGTATCCCGTGTTGTTGCACTTTTCACATCCTACGCTTACCCACATTTTCTCTGCAGGCACGAGGTACGATTTGTCAAAGATGCTTGCGAGAATTTTCTCGATAATGATCTTGTCCTGCCCTTCAAGTGGTGTTTCTTTTTTGCAAAATTCACAGAGTTTTCGGACAAGCCTTTGCGCCATGGCGATGTTGATGGCGGAGGTGAATATTTTCGGATTCACTCCAAGGTCTATGAGGCGGGGGAAAGCACCTCCTGCGTTATTAGTATGGAGCGTTGAAAAGACGAGATGTCCGGTCAAGGCGGAGTTGATGGCGATCTCTGCCGTCTCCGAGTCTCTGATTTCTCCCACCATGATAATGTCCGGGTCTTGTCGCAGAGCGGAGCGAAGTCCCGAGAGGAAGGTGTATCCTTTGTCGTTATCAGTCTGGGTTTGGACAATGCCGGGGAGATGATATTCGATGGGGTCTTCGATGGTGATGATTTTGATGTCGGGAGTATGGATTTTTTTCAAAAAGGCGTAGAGGGTAGTGGTTTTTCCTGAGCCGGTGGGGCCAGTGGTGAGGATTAAACCGTTTGGCCTCGCGATTTCTTTCTCCAGAATCGCCAGAAGCTTGGCGTTGATGCCGAGGTCAGTGAGAGGGACTGAGATGCTGTTTGGATTCAACACTCGAAGCACAATAGACTCGCTGTATGCCCCGGGCAAAGTTGATGTTCTTATTTCAATATCAAGGTCGTTTATCTTTACGGAAAATCTTCCGTCCTGTGCAGTTTCTTTGACGTTCAACTTCAATCCCGAGAGAAGTTTTACCCGAGAGAGGATAAGGAAGTAAGTGTCTCTTTCAAAAGTTAAGATGGTGTTGAGAACTCCGTCAAGCCGAAAACGCAACGTCACGTATCCTTCCTCGGGTTCGATATGAATGTCGGATGCGCCGGTTGTTATTGCACCGGCTAGAATAATCTCCAAAATCCTCGATATCCTGAAACCTTTCGGCTGGGCCAGCAGTTCCTGAATATATTTTTTGATTTCTTCTTTTGTTTTGACCTTTGTCAGAAGCTCGGATATCTCCGCGTTTGAAATTTCAAGCGAGCCGGATTTCGTCTCCTCCGCGAAAGACATATCTTTGTATTTCTCCCAAGCTCCGACGAGGCTTCGCATGGATACTACGACTTTTGTGACATGAAAGCCTTTAGTTTCGAGTTCCGCCACCTGCTTTTCGGTATCGGTGTTGTCGGGCGCCACTACGGCAATTTGAATGTTTTTGTCGACAAGGTTAAACGGAGCGAGTTTGGCGACGCGAGCTTTTTGCTCGCTTACGATACGAAGTGCGTCCATGTTGATGGGCACCATCGAGAGATTCGAATACTCGAGGCCGTGTTGATTTGCCACAAGCTCCGCGAGCTCTTCTTCCTCCCGTTTGTGGAGCTCGTCCACGTCTTTATTCTGTTTGTCTTCGTCAAATTGAATCACCATTTGAATAGAGAAATTGATAGGTTCTAATTAGTATATAGCATTCAGTGGGGTAGGGCTAGTAAGAACTACTTTTTGTAACAGGTAACAGGTAACGCGAAACGTCTAAAAAGCCCTTCTTTTTCAAGCTTTTTTAGTCATTGCGCGTGAGAAACGAGGTACTTGAAAATACTTGACATTTATTTCAATTGTGATATAATTCCGCGAGATAGAGAAGAACCTTGTAATGCCAGTTACCGCTAACTTTCGGGACGAATTTCTTCCTAAACCGCGCCAGAAACTGGCGCGGTCGGGAAATCATTTCGTCTAACGAAATGATTTAGCCTTTTTCTCGAAAGTTAGCGGTAACCATCAACAAAAAACAGAAAAAAATGAAAAAAATCATTCTATGGGGCGGAATCGCACTCGGCGTAGCGATTCTCGCGGGATGCTGGGTCAACAAAAGGGAGAAGCGCTCGGCTTCTTTGTTTGTGACGACGAACGAACTTACGATTGTTCGTGAGAAAATCAGTGCGGATATTCATGCGCTCGAGGAAACGGTAACGAGCGTGCGCACGAACGTCGAGTACTTCAGCTCGTTGGGAGCACGAACCGACGAATTGGAAAAAAACCAGGGGGTCATCCTGTCTGCGCTCTCGAACCAGAGCGCCTTGATTGGCGTGTTGAATTCCAATCAGTTGAGCGTGTGCAACTCGGTCTCCAACCTAACGGTATATACAGCAGGTATTTTCAAAATGGTTGTTGAGGGGGCGTCCACCCAAAAAACGGCGACCACACCGATGGCACCCTGTGCCTCTGTGCTAACGTCCACCAATATGGAGGCTGCTGCACTTCCGGAGTCCAAGAAGACCCAGAAGGTCAAGATTACCGGGACCGGGACTCTGAAAGGGAAGGTCGTTCCTATCATCCTCCAGCAACAAGGGGGTGGGGATCTCAGGCAGGACATTGAGATTGAATTTAGGGGTGACGAAGTCAGGACCAACCTATCGACCCCCGCAGTTGGAGCGACAGGTCCAGCTCGGAGCAATTCAAGGCATGACCCAC
It contains:
- a CDS encoding crossover junction endodeoxyribonuclease RuvC; this translates as MRIIAIDPGYERLGIAILERDNRIDRLLFSECFKTPSKIEFNKRLSMIGKEIAKLIRKFKPEILAIETLFFNSNQKTAMNVAEARGVIIYEASRNGIEVKEFTPLQVKMAITSYGRGDKKQMIAMIPKLINIEKKVRNDDEYDAIGVGITCLASIRSVTRHM
- a CDS encoding YebC/PmpR family DNA-binding transcriptional regulator, yielding MSGHNKWSQIKRQKEKTDGARSQVFAKFGKLIADEARKAKGDMNAPALKTAIERAKASNMPNDNIERALKKATADKAGAMESIIYEAYGPGGCAMIIEILTANRNKAAQEVKFILSKNGYALAGIGAAAWAFEKKDGVWSPTTTVPLSEDDLIKLEALVNELENNEEVQEVYCNVQ
- a CDS encoding type II toxin-antitoxin system RelE/ParE family toxin, coding for MIITYHHLVTTRDIPSLDSTIKIRVKRAIEEKLTFDPLHYGTPLHATLKQLWKIRVGDWRILFTIIEKREVFIVLIAHRKDVYKLAEKRL
- the ruvB gene encoding Holliday junction branch migration DNA helicase RuvB; this encodes MSKNKKTPEKTENEEEKGEEIYLDQTLRPSRWDDYIGQKSIKENLRILLTAAKERNHPPEHLLFYGPPGLGKTTLAHLIAKETGSQIKITSGPAIEKVGDLASILTNLSPGDILFIDEIHRLNKTIEEVLYPAMESGSLDIIIGKGPSARTIQLELPAFTLIAATTRIAGLSKPLQSRFSGGVFRLEFYTKEEIEEIIKRSAKILKVPIEKEAAEEIASRARFTPRTANYLLKRSRDFAQVKKSKLSKEAVRDALALLGIDVLGLTNSDREILRCIINKFSGGPVGLNTLAASLSEEQATIEEFNEPYLLQVGLIERTPRGRVVTSSGYAHLNLKTPKNLQEKLL
- a CDS encoding ATPase, T2SS/T4P/T4SS family: MVIQFDEDKQNKDVDELHKREEEELAELVANQHGLEYSNLSMVPINMDALRIVSEQKARVAKLAPFNLVDKNIQIAVVAPDNTDTEKQVAELETKGFHVTKVVVSMRSLVGAWEKYKDMSFAEETKSGSLEISNAEISELLTKVKTKEEIKKYIQELLAQPKGFRISRILEIILAGAITTGASDIHIEPEEGYVTLRFRLDGVLNTILTFERDTYFLILSRVKLLSGLKLNVKETAQDGRFSVKINDLDIEIRTSTLPGAYSESIVLRVLNPNSISVPLTDLGINAKLLAILEKEIARPNGLILTTGPTGSGKTTTLYAFLKKIHTPDIKIITIEDPIEYHLPGIVQTQTDNDKGYTFLSGLRSALRQDPDIIMVGEIRDSETAEIAINSALTGHLVFSTLHTNNAGGAFPRLIDLGVNPKIFTSAINIAMAQRLVRKLCEFCKKETPLEGQDKIIIEKILASIFDKSYLVPAEKMWVSVGCEKCNNTGYKGRTGVYEAIITDQGIEDVVLSNPSEREIRKAAEHQGILDMKQDGILKVLSGMTSLVELRRVLDLEEDM